One genomic window of Candidatus Pseudobacter hemicellulosilyticus includes the following:
- a CDS encoding DUF3810 domain-containing protein, with protein sequence MWKKYLPFIIPALLALIIRVFSGFPQAVEQYYSQGLYPVLGGALRILFGWLPISLGDLLYLFAGLWLLRKLIILVKKLWKRQTGKAYWLRGLRQGILVVLWVYVLFNGLWGLNYNRVGLARQLDLTIEEYRPEELKAVMEVLVERLHDLDSSGRVNRTDMRRKRFLFRHAKTAYDSLAVQWPAFSYSFRSVKPSLYSYLGNYLGFTGYYNPFSGEAQVNTTVPVFVQPFTTCHEIGHQLGYAKENEANFAGYLAARSSADAAFRYSVYYDMYSYSWNYFYRFDSVQAKAFNAQLPAGVIRDHKEWREFLLRHRNPVEAVIDKLYGEYLRANQQPSGKMTYSEVVAWLVAWYRKYGAEAI encoded by the coding sequence ATGTGGAAGAAATACCTGCCATTCATTATACCGGCCCTGCTGGCCCTTATCATCCGTGTCTTTTCCGGCTTCCCGCAAGCGGTGGAGCAGTATTATTCACAAGGCCTCTATCCCGTACTGGGCGGCGCTTTGCGGATCCTCTTCGGCTGGCTACCCATCAGCCTGGGCGATCTCCTGTATCTTTTTGCCGGCCTGTGGCTCCTGCGCAAGCTCATCATCCTGGTAAAAAAATTATGGAAGCGGCAGACCGGTAAAGCCTACTGGCTGCGGGGCCTCCGCCAGGGCATACTGGTAGTGCTGTGGGTCTATGTATTGTTCAACGGGCTCTGGGGACTGAACTATAACCGGGTAGGACTGGCCCGCCAGCTGGACCTGACTATTGAAGAATACAGACCAGAAGAATTGAAGGCTGTCATGGAAGTACTGGTGGAGCGGCTGCATGACCTGGATAGTTCCGGCAGGGTAAACCGGACGGATATGCGCCGCAAGCGGTTCCTGTTCCGCCATGCAAAGACGGCTTACGACAGCCTCGCCGTCCAATGGCCTGCCTTCTCTTATTCCTTTCGTTCTGTAAAACCGTCTCTCTATAGTTACCTGGGCAATTATCTTGGTTTTACGGGGTATTACAATCCTTTTTCCGGGGAGGCCCAGGTGAATACCACGGTGCCGGTCTTTGTACAACCTTTTACCACCTGTCATGAAATAGGGCACCAGCTGGGTTATGCCAAAGAGAATGAAGCCAATTTTGCCGGCTACCTGGCCGCCAGGTCTTCTGCCGATGCAGCCTTCCGGTACTCCGTTTACTATGATATGTACAGCTATTCCTGGAATTACTTTTACCGCTTTGATTCGGTGCAGGCCAAAGCTTTTAACGCACAGCTGCCTGCCGGCGTGATCCGGGACCATAAAGAATGGCGGGAATTCCTGCTGCGGCACCGCAACCCGGTGGAAGCGGTGATCGATAAATTATATGGGGAATACCTCCGCGCCAACCAGCAGCCTTCGGGAAAGATGACCTATAGTGAAGTGGTGGCCTGGCTGGTAGCCTGGTACCGGAAATACGGCGCAGAAGCTATTTAA
- a CDS encoding FecR domain-containing protein, which translates to MNSQEAQIFVTRFVQGNFSREDHQSFLEWIKGAPVDQIEALAREYETVEMPGLSTAGPSALWKQQLEQRIDALEAAGRVVPMQRRPAIRRWIQWAAAAVIIAGGATWLYLSNVKGTAAPEPVVQVPLKGIEPGGNKAVLTLSDGSTILLADASNGLLTQQGHTRITLVNNEALLYEPIDNNNDQALLYNTIATPRGGQYQLTLPDQTKVWLNAESSIRFPVAFAGNERRVQITGEVYFEVTKNPARPFKAVIGSGNGPGQSGRGRGEVEVVGTHFNIKAYNDEPNIETTLLKGSVKVAKGESIQVLKPGQQARMDTITGGNGIKIVNLADANEMVNWKEGYFTGPKISAIMSQISRWYDVKVEYESGKIPEGNFDGRLSRSTSIKSLLNTLRSNGIETVLDENERTIIVKS; encoded by the coding sequence ATGAACAGTCAGGAGGCACAAATATTTGTCACCCGTTTCGTTCAGGGGAATTTCTCCCGGGAAGACCATCAGTCTTTTCTCGAATGGATCAAAGGAGCTCCGGTCGACCAGATCGAGGCCCTGGCCAGGGAGTATGAAACGGTAGAAATGCCAGGACTGTCTACCGCTGGACCTTCTGCCTTGTGGAAGCAACAGCTGGAACAAAGGATCGATGCACTGGAAGCAGCGGGCAGGGTAGTACCTATGCAACGCAGACCAGCCATTCGCAGGTGGATCCAATGGGCCGCCGCAGCAGTGATCATCGCAGGCGGCGCCACCTGGTTATACCTTTCCAATGTAAAAGGAACGGCAGCACCTGAGCCTGTGGTACAGGTTCCTTTAAAAGGGATTGAACCAGGCGGTAACAAAGCAGTGCTGACCCTTTCAGATGGTTCCACCATCCTACTGGCGGACGCCAGCAACGGGCTGCTCACTCAACAAGGCCATACCAGGATCACCCTGGTGAACAATGAGGCCCTGCTGTACGAGCCCATAGATAACAACAACGATCAAGCTCTTTTATATAATACTATTGCCACGCCCCGCGGCGGTCAGTACCAGCTAACGCTACCGGATCAGACAAAGGTCTGGCTGAATGCTGAGTCTTCCATCCGCTTCCCGGTAGCTTTTGCCGGAAACGAAAGGAGAGTACAGATCACTGGTGAGGTATACTTTGAAGTCACTAAAAATCCAGCCCGACCTTTTAAGGCGGTGATTGGTTCCGGTAATGGACCGGGGCAGTCAGGCAGGGGACGTGGTGAAGTAGAAGTGGTAGGAACCCATTTTAATATCAAGGCCTATAATGATGAACCCAATATCGAGACCACCCTGTTGAAAGGATCGGTCAAGGTAGCCAAAGGGGAAAGCATACAGGTCCTGAAACCAGGCCAGCAGGCCAGAATGGATACCATCACAGGCGGCAATGGTATTAAGATCGTCAACCTGGCGGATGCCAATGAGATGGTCAACTGGAAAGAAGGATATTTTACCGGTCCCAAGATCAGCGCTATCATGAGCCAGATCTCCCGCTGGTACGATGTGAAAGTAGAATATGAGAGTGGAAAAATTCCGGAAGGCAACTTTGATGGGCGCTTATCACGCAGTACAAGCATCAAAAGTTTGCTGAACACGCTCAGATCGAATGGAATAGAAACGGTATTGGATGAAAATGAGCGGACAATCATTGTTAAATCTTGA
- a CDS encoding sigma-70 family RNA polymerase sigma factor yields MENLHNEQEVLKQVAADDRVAFQQLYGHYFGVVQQYVRLFNPDPDKLDELTQDVFVRLWEKREKLLQVDSFRNYLFGLTRNQVLNYIRSLKMQQKLRDMQQAPGELLTADADHKVLYSQYYQMAVTAIEQLPAGRKKVVKMSIEEGLSLDEIAERLNISKSGVKHQLYAGMSSVRQYLLEHAGISSSLFLFLALIEN; encoded by the coding sequence ATGGAAAATCTTCATAATGAACAGGAGGTATTAAAACAGGTGGCGGCTGATGACAGGGTAGCGTTCCAACAACTCTATGGGCATTATTTCGGGGTGGTGCAGCAATATGTGAGGTTGTTCAACCCGGATCCGGATAAGCTGGATGAGCTGACTCAGGATGTTTTTGTCCGGTTGTGGGAAAAGCGGGAGAAGCTGTTACAGGTGGACTCCTTCCGTAATTATCTGTTTGGACTCACGCGAAACCAGGTATTGAATTATATCCGGTCGCTCAAGATGCAGCAGAAACTGCGTGATATGCAGCAGGCCCCGGGTGAGCTGCTGACCGCTGATGCGGACCACAAGGTGCTGTACTCGCAGTATTACCAGATGGCGGTGACGGCCATCGAACAGCTGCCTGCCGGCCGGAAAAAAGTAGTAAAGATGAGTATTGAAGAAGGCCTTTCGCTGGATGAAATTGCGGAAAGGCTGAATATCTCCAAATCAGGTGTCAAACACCAGTTGTATGCGGGCATGTCTTCTGTACGCCAGTACCTCCTGGAACATGCCGGTATCTCTTCCAGTCTCTTCCTCTTCCTGGCATTGATCGAGAACTAA
- a CDS encoding 4'-phosphopantetheinyl transferase superfamily protein → MALFYQHNINGGTKVGIWRIEEAETFFLEKVPLKADVSHPYKRLQHLAGRYLLPTLFEDFPLSEILIADTRKPFLEKEEYHFSISHSGNFAAALASQHERVGVDIELVTPRMYTIMHKFLHEDEQQFLKEWEHMHKLHLELTTILWSAKESIFKWYGKGQLSFRDNMRLCGPITFGPNEWVSLPFEFRKDSIIPLTVTARVFDPLVLAWVATEG, encoded by the coding sequence GTGGCACTGTTTTATCAACATAATATCAACGGGGGCACAAAAGTAGGCATTTGGCGTATTGAAGAGGCTGAAACTTTTTTCCTGGAAAAGGTACCCCTTAAAGCAGATGTATCCCACCCCTATAAACGGTTACAGCACCTGGCCGGCAGGTACCTGCTGCCCACCCTGTTCGAGGATTTTCCATTATCGGAGATCCTGATCGCCGATACCCGCAAGCCCTTCCTGGAAAAGGAAGAGTACCATTTCTCCATTTCCCATAGCGGCAACTTTGCGGCGGCCCTGGCCAGCCAGCACGAGCGGGTAGGAGTGGATATAGAGCTGGTGACCCCAAGGATGTATACCATCATGCACAAATTCCTGCATGAGGACGAGCAGCAGTTCCTGAAAGAATGGGAACATATGCATAAGCTCCACCTGGAACTGACCACCATTCTCTGGAGCGCCAAGGAATCTATCTTTAAATGGTATGGGAAAGGGCAGTTGTCGTTCCGCGACAATATGCGGCTCTGTGGTCCCATCACTTTCGGGCCCAATGAATGGGTGAGCCTGCCTTTTGAGTTCAGGAAAGATAGCATCATACCCCTGACGGTCACTGCCCGGGTCTTTGATCCGCTGGTGCTGGCCTGGGTGGCCACGGAGGGCTAA
- the dcd gene encoding dCTP deaminase: protein MILSDTRILEEMEKGTIKISPYQRACLGSNSYDIHLGKFLATYREHILDARKHNEIEHFEIPEEGFVLYPHIFYLGVTEEYTETHAHVPFLEGKSSTGRLGIDIHATAGKGDVGFCGHWTLEISVKQPVKVYAGMPVGQLIYFPVDGEIEIKYNQKNNAKYSGQGSRPVESMMWKNQF from the coding sequence ATGATCCTTTCCGACACGCGTATTCTGGAAGAAATGGAAAAAGGGACCATCAAGATCAGCCCGTACCAGCGCGCCTGCCTGGGCAGCAACTCCTATGACATACACCTGGGTAAATTCCTGGCTACCTACCGGGAACATATCCTGGACGCCCGCAAGCATAACGAGATTGAACATTTCGAGATCCCCGAAGAAGGCTTTGTCCTCTATCCCCATATCTTTTACTTAGGCGTTACGGAAGAATATACCGAAACACATGCGCATGTGCCCTTCCTGGAAGGGAAATCGTCCACCGGGCGACTGGGCATCGATATCCACGCCACTGCCGGCAAAGGCGATGTAGGTTTCTGCGGTCACTGGACCCTGGAGATCTCCGTCAAACAACCCGTGAAAGTCTATGCCGGCATGCCCGTGGGGCAGCTGATCTATTTCCCCGTGGATGGTGAAATTGAGATCAAGTACAACCAGAAGAACAACGCCAAATACAGCGGCCAGGGTTCCAGGCCGGTGGAAAGCATGATGTGGAAGAATCAGTTCTGA
- a CDS encoding DUF2130 domain-containing protein: MATDIKCPQCGHQFPMEEAVSEEYKKELREQMVVFKKQKEDEFARREQALLQAAQSREAETQRKFQEEKASLQRSLEENIRKNLSADFENTIRLLEQNNKEKDEKLKLSRQKEMEFLQKEQALLNKEQELELSLQRKLQEERSRLSEELRKIEEQKTATRETEYQLKLRELEKQLEDQKKLAEEMKRRAEQGSMQLQGEVQELALEELLKTAFPFDMVSEVGKGIRGADCIQTVRNSFGQECGKIIYESKRTKHFDKSWIEKLKTDMRSTAADVAVIVTQARPEDLEQFGQVDGIWICSFSEVTALAQVLRDGILKIASALRSQENRGDKMHMLYDYLVSHEFAEQWKAIREGFLSMKLSIQRERDAMEKLWKAREKQLEKVLLNAAHIKGSIEGIAGKDDIQLNLLDDTDETELD; this comes from the coding sequence ATGGCTACGGATATCAAGTGCCCGCAATGTGGTCATCAGTTCCCGATGGAAGAAGCGGTATCGGAAGAATACAAAAAGGAGCTGAGGGAACAGATGGTGGTCTTCAAGAAACAGAAAGAGGATGAGTTTGCCAGGCGCGAACAGGCCCTGCTGCAGGCGGCACAGTCGCGGGAAGCCGAAACCCAGCGTAAATTCCAGGAGGAAAAAGCCAGTCTCCAGCGCTCCCTGGAAGAGAATATCCGGAAGAACCTGAGCGCCGATTTTGAAAATACCATCCGTCTGCTGGAGCAGAATAATAAGGAAAAGGACGAGAAGCTGAAGCTATCCCGCCAGAAGGAGATGGAGTTCCTGCAGAAAGAACAGGCCCTGCTGAACAAAGAGCAGGAACTGGAACTGTCCCTCCAGCGTAAGCTCCAGGAGGAAAGATCCCGCCTGTCCGAAGAACTGCGGAAAATAGAGGAACAGAAGACCGCCACCCGCGAGACGGAATACCAGCTAAAGCTGCGGGAGCTGGAAAAGCAGCTGGAAGACCAGAAAAAACTGGCCGAGGAAATGAAACGCCGCGCCGAACAGGGTTCCATGCAGCTCCAGGGCGAAGTGCAGGAGCTGGCTCTGGAAGAACTGCTGAAAACAGCCTTCCCCTTTGATATGGTCAGCGAAGTAGGTAAAGGCATCCGGGGGGCCGACTGCATCCAGACCGTCCGGAACAGCTTTGGACAGGAATGCGGTAAGATCATCTATGAAAGCAAACGCACCAAGCATTTTGATAAAAGCTGGATAGAGAAGCTCAAGACCGATATGCGCAGTACTGCCGCCGATGTGGCCGTTATTGTGACCCAGGCTCGCCCCGAAGACCTGGAACAGTTTGGCCAGGTGGACGGGATCTGGATCTGCTCCTTCAGCGAAGTGACCGCCCTGGCCCAGGTGCTGCGGGATGGCATCCTGAAAATTGCCAGCGCCCTCCGCTCGCAGGAGAACAGGGGCGATAAAATGCATATGCTGTACGATTACCTGGTGAGCCATGAGTTTGCCGAGCAATGGAAGGCCATCCGGGAAGGGTTCCTGTCCATGAAGCTCAGCATCCAGCGGGAAAGGGACGCCATGGAAAAACTATGGAAGGCCCGGGAAAAACAACTCGAAAAAGTATTGCTGAACGCCGCCCATATCAAGGGCTCCATTGAAGGGATTGCCGGCAAGGACGATATCCAGCTCAACCTGCTGGATGACACGGACGAAACGGAGCTGGACTAA